A genomic window from Pyramidobacter piscolens W5455 includes:
- a CDS encoding DJ-1/PfpI family protein, translating to PGGRGTRPLAGDGEFLAALRELADASTYCLSVCTGSALLAGCGALNGREATSNKRALDWVTSCGEKVLWRGQARWVADGKFYTSSGVSAGMDMALGFVADRFGRERAAEIARQIEYRWNDDPDDDPFSENSRR from the coding sequence TGCCGGGCGGCCGGGGCACGCGGCCGCTGGCCGGCGACGGAGAATTCCTCGCCGCGCTGCGGGAACTGGCCGACGCCTCGACCTACTGCCTGTCCGTCTGTACCGGCTCGGCGCTGCTGGCCGGGTGCGGCGCGCTGAACGGGCGCGAAGCCACGTCGAACAAGCGCGCCCTGGACTGGGTCACATCGTGCGGCGAAAAAGTCCTGTGGCGCGGCCAAGCACGTTGGGTCGCGGACGGCAAGTTCTACACGTCCTCGGGCGTTTCCGCCGGCATGGACATGGCGCTGGGTTTCGTCGCCGACCGCTTCGGCCGCGAGCGGGCGGCGGAGATCGCGCGCCAGATCGAGTACCGCTGGAACGACGACCCGGACGACGATCCCTTCTCGGAGAATTCCCGGCGCTAG